In Ruminiclostridium josui JCM 17888, the genomic window TTTGTAGTATAAAGTTATAAGAAGATTTGATTTATCCGATGCAGGAGCTATACCTTTACCTGCTCCGTTATCTATAACAATACCGTTTAGCTGGTTGTCTGTATAATTGCTGCTAACCATGGAGCTGGTTGTTGTGGGAGCTGCTGTCCCCGAAGCCATAGCCAATCCCTTTGAACTGCTGTCTGTGGCGGAAGCTGCTGCTTTAGAATCTTGAGCCGTATTTGCTGCAGAGGAATTAAGGGTTTGATTTGCGGCCTGAACGTTAGGCTCCTGTTCTTCTTTGTGACCAATAAAAGAGCATCCTGTCGATAAAAGCATAATTACCAACACAATACTAATAATTTTTTTCATATATAGTCCTCCTTAGAGTAATTTGAAGCATATGGTAATTATAGACTATATACGTATAAATTATTATTTCCCGTAAGTGTTGGTAACTTTATAGTTTATTTTTCAATTATTTGTTCTTGCTTATTTTCTTCTTTTTTATTTTCTTCTTTTTTGATTTCTTCTTTTTTACTTTCTTGTTCTTTATTGATTTGATCCAGTCCTTTAACTATGGCATCACATAATGCCTCAGCAGTCTTTAACTGGAAATCCGGATTAATTAGCCTTTTCAAATCGTCAGGATTAGTTAAAAATCCAATTTCCGCAAGGCTTGAAGGCATACGTGTATACTTCAGAACAACTAAACCGGGTCTTGATATGGTTTTTCTATTATATGTATCAAGCTTGCTCATTAGAGAATTCTGTATTAATTGAGCAAATTTTTGTCCTGTAAAAGATTTATCTCCAGCCTTTTCAGGGTAATACAGGGTTTCTGTACCTTTCGCGGAACTTTTATCAAATGCATTATTATGTATACTTAAAAACAATGTAGCATTTAACGCATTTGCTATATAAGGCCTATCATAAAGGCCAACAAATGTATCATCCTGTCTAATCATAAAAGTATTTATATTTTTAGCCTTTAATAATTTTTCCAGCTTTAATGCAATATCCAGATTTACATTCTTCTCGAGGATAGAACCTCCTGAAGCACCCGGGTCAATACCTCCATGCCCCGCATCTATAACAACCAGTCTTTCCCCTTCTTTGGCAGGTGTGAGAAGATTTACTTCGGTTTGTTTTAAATCTTCATTATATGAAGTATAAAATGCAAACTCTTTTTTCACACTAATAATAAAATTAGTTTCCAAAGTTTCCATGTTATGTAAAATAGCTATGGTTTCAACATAATCGTCATCAATTTTATATGTATTTTCTTCAAGATCTATATTTGCTGTTTCAGGTATTGTAATAGTATATTTTCCGCTTTCTTTGTCGTAATTTTCTGTAAAATATTTTTTTATAGTTGAGCCGGTACTAGTTAGTGCAATTCCTTTAAAAGCAAAGTATACCCTGTCCTGATTGCTTACATATGTAAGGTAGGAACTTAATACTTGCTTTACAGGTACTTTTTCCGGTTCATCATCAGGCTTTTCCTTTATCGGTTCACTTGGCTTTTCAGGTTTATCACTCTGATTATCATTTTTAGGAGGAGCAGCTTTTATTTTTTTGATATTTATAGATTTGCCCTTACTGTCTACAACTACTGAAAGACTTTTTATATTCTTTATAAAGTCAACAGGTATTATAAGCCTACCATTAATAGTTTTTGCTTGAGCTATAAGCTTATAGCTTTTCCCGTCCATGTTGCAATTTGCATCGTTGTTCTTGAACTGTAGCTTTAAGCCGTTATATGCAACGTTCACAAGCTGTAGTTTACTGTCCCATGAGACTTTCCCTCCCAGCTCTGTAAACACTGCACTGACAGGCAGCATGGCTGTATTGTTAAATACAATTCCGGGAAAGTCGGTCTTAACTTCCTTACCATCTATTGTAACTTTGTAGATGGTGCCGGAGTATTTTACTTTCTTTCCGTCATAACTCATAGTCAGAGCCTGTGCCGCAAACACAGAAAATTGAGGTATTATTACTAATAAACATCCCAAAATACATACCAGCAGTTTCTTAAAATCGATTTTTTTCTTCATTTGTCTTCTGTCACCTCATAATTTACCATTATTTTGTCTACAACTATTATATCTTTGTATTGGCAATTAAGGGTAAAAAATAAGACATTTTAAAACAAATGTAACCTAAATGTAAAAATCCTGGCAGTATGATGGGTAAAATTGCATAAATTACTTAACAGGAAGGGAAAGAATACATCCGCAGTATTTTTGACGATACAATTCCATTTCTCTTGCCATCTGCTGTCCCTGTCTGAACCCAGGTCTGAAATCCCTGTATAAAAATGTAGTTCCGTATTGGGCTGCATATTTATCCCCAAGTTCTTTTATTAAATCATGTTTCTGATACGGGCTTACCAACAGTGTTGTTGTAAATGCGTCACAACCATTTTGGACAGCGAGTTTTGCCGCATTTTCAAGGCGCAGACTGTAGCAATGAATGCACCTAGCATCCCCTATATTTTTCATACCTTCCCATTCAGCCTGCCTGAATTCATCATCATATATTACGGGAATGTTTTTTATTTTGCTGAACTTTTCAACATTTTCCCTGCGTCTTGTATGTTCTTCAATAGGATGTATATTGGGATTGTAAAAATACCCCTGTATATCAATACCCTCACTCATAAGTTCCTGTACGGGATACGTGGAACATGGTCCGCAGCACATATGCAATAGTACTTTCATTTTGATATCACTCTTTTCTATATTATATACTCCAACCTTGCTTAACCGTCATACTCCAACCCGAAATGTGCATAAGCATTTTTTGTTGCCATTCTTCCCCTTGGAGTTTTATTTATAAATCCTAATTGTATAAGATATGGCTCGTATACATCCTCAATAGTACCTGGTTCTTCTCCTATTGATGCTGCCAGTGTATCCAGTCCTACCGGACCGCCTCCAAACTTATTTATTATGCTAAGGAGCATATTTCTGTCAACTCCATCCAAACCTATCTCGTCAACCTCTAGTGCATCAAGGGCATGTTTTGCCAGTTCAAGATTTATAACACCGCTTCCCTTTACCTGTGCAAAATCACGTACTCTTTTTAATAGTCTGTTTGCAATTCTTGGGGTTCCTCGTGATCTTCTTGCAATCTCGTAAGCACCTTCTTGGTCAAGTCCGATATTAAGGATCCCTGCCGAACGTATTACAATTTCTTTTAGTTCTTCGGGAGTATACATTTCCAATTTATTTATTACTCCAAACCTATCTCTTAGAGGTGCAGTCAAAAGGCCAGCCCTTGTAGTAGCACCTATCAAGGTAAACTTTGGAAGATCCAATCTTATTGATCTGGCGCTTGGCCCCTTGCCAATTATTATATCCAGAGCATAATCCTCCATGGCAGGATAAAGAATTTCTTCCACGCTTCTGTTCAGCCTGTGTATTTCATCTATAAACAATACGTCATGTGTACCCAGGTTTGTAAGTATTGCAGCCAGGTCACCGGCTTTTTCTATTGCCGGACCTGATGTAATCCTCAGGTTTACGCCCATCTCAGATGAAATTATACTTGCAAGAGTAGTCTTTCCAAGTCCCGGAGGGCCATAAAGCAATACATGATCCAGGGCTTCTTTCCTTCTCTTTGCCGCCTCTATAAAAACTGTCAGGTTATCCTTGGCCTTTGACTGTCCTATGTACTCGTCAAACCTTTTTGGTCTTAAACTCACCTCATCAAAGTCATCAGGACGTGTACCGGCCTCAACAAGCCTCTCATCAGTTAAATCCGTCATTTAAGCCTCCATGAGCCGTTAGCTACGGCTGCCATAATAAATTTAGAAAATTCTTCTCCTTATCCACAGTCATGAATAAGGAAGGCTATTTTGAAAGGGACTTGAGTGCTTTCTTTATTAAATCTTCTACACTCATTCCTTCTTCATAAATACCGTTTATAATGCTTGATGCTTCTACTGAGCCGTATCCCAAAACCATCAAAGCGCTAACAGCCTCAGACAAAACAGAGTCTCCGGAAGTTCCGATGTTATCAGAAGCAACCTCTGGAATAGAAGCTGTGAGCTGTTCCTTTGATATTTTGTCCTTTAGCTCAAGGATAATTCGCTGAGCCATTTTCATTCCTATACCCGGAGCCTTTGTCAGTGACTTTGTATCCTGGGAAACAACAGCCAATGCAAATCTTGATGGCGACAGCGTTGAAATCAGAGATATTGCGGCCTTTGGCCCAACTCCCGAAACCGCCAGAAGCATCTCAAACATAGACAGTTCTTCAACTGTACCAAAACCGTAAAGAGCAGCAATATCCTCTCTAACATAATAATGCGTATAAATCTTTACAGGTGTTCCGGGCTGTCCCATATTATTTATTGTAGAAAGTGCGGTAAATATCCTATATCCAATTCCACCGGCTTCTACTATTATACTGTCGTTGTTTTTTACTTCCACTGTGCCTTTTATGTATGCAAACATTATTTATTCTCCAAATAATAATAAATTTTAAAACCTTCCGTTCCCCAGTACTGTACCCATTCTATGTGAATTTCCATGGCATATTGCCACAGCCAGAGCATCCGCTACATCGTCAGGCTTTGGGATTGCCGGAAGATTCAATATAGCCTTTACCATCTGCTGTATCTGAGCCTTTTCCGCCCTGCCGTAGCCAACCACCGATTGTTTTACCTGCAGAGGAGTATATTCAAATATATCTATGCCTGATTTGGCAGCAGCAAGTACGGCTACCCCTCTTCCATGTCCCACGGTAAGTGCAGTCTTAATATTCTTATTGAAAAACAGTTCTTCAATGGATATCGCATCAGGCCTGAACTCATTTATAAGTCTTTCAAGCTCGTTATACAGTACCAGAAGCCTGTCCGAAAATTTCATTGATGCTCCTGTAGTAATAGCACTGTAATCCAAAACCGAAAATTTGTTCCTTTCATATTTTACAACACCATAGCCCGTAATTGCAAATCCAGGGTCAATCCCCATTATTATCACCGTAAAATTCCTCCGAAAACTAATATTGTAATAAATTTTTGCATAATTATAGATGAGTATTGCATATTTATACAATCTGTTGTATAATAAACCCAAGCTATAGGTCAGCAATGAAAGCACTTCATTAGGACGTTGCTTTTTGCCGACTAATTCAAATCATATATATTTTAGCATACTTTTTATATGTTGTTTAAGGGAAATAAATCTTGTATTTATATTCGTTTTTATTGCTGGAGAATCAGCGGAAAGGGTGGTTGAAATGAGTAAGGAAAAGGTTTTACTGGCGTATTCGGGTGGACTTGACACCTCAATAATTATTCCATGGTTAAAAGAAAACTACGGTTATGAAGTTATTGCCATGGCTGGAGATGTGGGACAAGGTGAAGAACTTGAACCATTAAATGAGAAAGCAATTAAAACCGGTGCATCAAAACTTTACATAGAGGATTTGAAAGAAGAATTCATTACTGATTTTATATATCCTACTTTGAAAGCAGGTGCTGTATACGAAGGAAAGTATCTTCTGGGAACATCTTTTGCAAGACCTATTATAGCGAAAAGAATGGTTGAAATTGCTATTAAAGAAGGCTGTACAGCTATCTGCCACGGAGCTACTGGTAAGGGTAACGACCAGGTAAGATTCGAGCTGACAGTTAAGGCTTTGGCTCCACATCTTAAAATAATAGCACCTTGGAGAATTTGGGATATAAAATCAAGAGAAGATGCAATAGATTATGCTGAAGCAAGAAATATTCCTATTCCCGTAACAAAAAAAGATAACTACAGTATGGACAGAAACCTTTGGCATTTGAGCCATGAGGGCTCCGATTTGGAAGATCCTTGGAATGAACCTCAGTATGATAAGCTTTTAAAGCTGATGGTTTCACCAGAAAAAGCACCAGATGTTCCTACATATGTTGAAATATATTTTGAAAAAGGTATTCCAAAGAAAGTTAACGGTGTTGAATACAGCCCAATTGAAATGATGGATGTTCTTAATAAGCTTGCAGGTGAAAACGGTGTAGGTATTGTTGACATGGTTGAAAACAGACTTGTGGGTATGAAGTCAAGAGGTGTATATGAAACTCCTGCAGGAACAGTTTTATATGCTGCTCACAGAGAGCTTGAACTACTTTGCCTTGACAGAGATACACTCCACTATAAAGATATAATTGCACAAAGGTTTGCGGAACTTGTTTATTTCGGACAGTGGTACACTCCTCTTCGTGAATCTTTATCAGCTTTTGTTGATAAGACACAAGAAACAGTTACTGGAACTGTAAGATTGAAGTTGTACAAAGGTAACTGCATGCCTGCAGGTGCAAAATCTGAATACTCATTGTATAATGAAGCAATTGCTACCTTCAGCAAAGACGAAGTTTACAATCAGAAGGATGCAGAAGGATTTATCAACCTCTTTGGTCTCCCAATGAAGGTTAGAGCTCAAATGCTGCAAAACAAGGATATCAAATAGAAATTACGAAAACCTAAAAAGAATATTTACATAAAACAAGGCATACCGGTAGACCATAGGTTTTAAATAACCTCTTGATTATGCAG contains:
- a CDS encoding epoxyqueuosine reductase QueH — translated: MKVLLHMCCGPCSTYPVQELMSEGIDIQGYFYNPNIHPIEEHTRRRENVEKFSKIKNIPVIYDDEFRQAEWEGMKNIGDARCIHCYSLRLENAAKLAVQNGCDAFTTTLLVSPYQKHDLIKELGDKYAAQYGTTFLYRDFRPGFRQGQQMAREMELYRQKYCGCILSLPVK
- the ruvA gene encoding Holliday junction branch migration protein RuvA; the encoded protein is MFAYIKGTVEVKNNDSIIVEAGGIGYRIFTALSTINNMGQPGTPVKIYTHYYVREDIAALYGFGTVEELSMFEMLLAVSGVGPKAAISLISTLSPSRFALAVVSQDTKSLTKAPGIGMKMAQRIILELKDKISKEQLTASIPEVASDNIGTSGDSVLSEAVSALMVLGYGSVEASSIINGIYEEGMSVEDLIKKALKSLSK
- a CDS encoding N-acetylmuramoyl-L-alanine amidase; the protein is MKKKIDFKKLLVCILGCLLVIIPQFSVFAAQALTMSYDGKKVKYSGTIYKVTIDGKEVKTDFPGIVFNNTAMLPVSAVFTELGGKVSWDSKLQLVNVAYNGLKLQFKNNDANCNMDGKSYKLIAQAKTINGRLIIPVDFIKNIKSLSVVVDSKGKSINIKKIKAAPPKNDNQSDKPEKPSEPIKEKPDDEPEKVPVKQVLSSYLTYVSNQDRVYFAFKGIALTSTGSTIKKYFTENYDKESGKYTITIPETANIDLEENTYKIDDDYVETIAILHNMETLETNFIISVKKEFAFYTSYNEDLKQTEVNLLTPAKEGERLVVIDAGHGGIDPGASGGSILEKNVNLDIALKLEKLLKAKNINTFMIRQDDTFVGLYDRPYIANALNATLFLSIHNNAFDKSSAKGTETLYYPEKAGDKSFTGQKFAQLIQNSLMSKLDTYNRKTISRPGLVVLKYTRMPSSLAEIGFLTNPDDLKRLINPDFQLKTAEALCDAIVKGLDQINKEQESKKEEIKKEENKKEENKQEQIIEK
- the ruvC gene encoding crossover junction endodeoxyribonuclease RuvC yields the protein MIIMGIDPGFAITGYGVVKYERNKFSVLDYSAITTGASMKFSDRLLVLYNELERLINEFRPDAISIEELFFNKNIKTALTVGHGRGVAVLAAAKSGIDIFEYTPLQVKQSVVGYGRAEKAQIQQMVKAILNLPAIPKPDDVADALAVAICHGNSHRMGTVLGNGRF
- a CDS encoding argininosuccinate synthase, with the translated sequence MSKEKVLLAYSGGLDTSIIIPWLKENYGYEVIAMAGDVGQGEELEPLNEKAIKTGASKLYIEDLKEEFITDFIYPTLKAGAVYEGKYLLGTSFARPIIAKRMVEIAIKEGCTAICHGATGKGNDQVRFELTVKALAPHLKIIAPWRIWDIKSREDAIDYAEARNIPIPVTKKDNYSMDRNLWHLSHEGSDLEDPWNEPQYDKLLKLMVSPEKAPDVPTYVEIYFEKGIPKKVNGVEYSPIEMMDVLNKLAGENGVGIVDMVENRLVGMKSRGVYETPAGTVLYAAHRELELLCLDRDTLHYKDIIAQRFAELVYFGQWYTPLRESLSAFVDKTQETVTGTVRLKLYKGNCMPAGAKSEYSLYNEAIATFSKDEVYNQKDAEGFINLFGLPMKVRAQMLQNKDIK
- the ruvB gene encoding Holliday junction branch migration DNA helicase RuvB, yielding MTDLTDERLVEAGTRPDDFDEVSLRPKRFDEYIGQSKAKDNLTVFIEAAKRRKEALDHVLLYGPPGLGKTTLASIISSEMGVNLRITSGPAIEKAGDLAAILTNLGTHDVLFIDEIHRLNRSVEEILYPAMEDYALDIIIGKGPSARSIRLDLPKFTLIGATTRAGLLTAPLRDRFGVINKLEMYTPEELKEIVIRSAGILNIGLDQEGAYEIARRSRGTPRIANRLLKRVRDFAQVKGSGVINLELAKHALDALEVDEIGLDGVDRNMLLSIINKFGGGPVGLDTLAASIGEEPGTIEDVYEPYLIQLGFINKTPRGRMATKNAYAHFGLEYDG